The Helicobacter cetorum MIT 00-7128 region TATCACTATCCATACCCCTAAAAATGAAGAAACCATTAACATAATAGGCACTAAAGAAATTGAACGCATGAAAAAAGGGGTTATCTTAATCAATTGCGCTAGGGGTGGGCTTTATAACGAAGACGCCCTTTATGAAGCCCTAGAGACCAAAAAAGTGCGTTGGCTTGGTATTGATGTCTTTTCTAAAGAACCTGGCATTCATAACAAGCTCTTAGACTTACCTAATGTCTATGCAACCCCTCATATTGGTGCTAACACCTTAGAATCTCAAGAAGAAATTTCTAAACAAGCCGCACAAGGGGTTATGGAGTCTTTAAGGGGTTCAAGCCACCCGCATGCTCTCAATTTGCCTATGCAAGTTTTTGAACCTAGCATGAAAGCTTACTTAAATTTAGCTCAAAAATTAGGCTATTTTGCTAGTCAAATCCATAAGGGTGTTTGCCATAAGATTGAGTTTAATCTTTGTGGAGAGATTAGCAAGCACGAAGATGCCCTTGTAGCCTTTATGCTCGTAGGTGTGTTAAAACCTATTGTAGGGGATAAAATCAATTATATTAACGCCCCCTTTGTGGCAAAAGAAAGGGGTATTGAAATCCAAGTTACTCTCAAAGAAAGTGCATCACCTTATAAAAACATGCTCTCTTTAACTTTAAATGCAACCAATGGCACAATGAGTGTGAGTGGCACCGTGTTTGAAGAAGATATTTTAAAACTCACTAATATTAATGGTTTTGATATTGATATAGAACCAAAGGGTAAAATGCTTTTATTTAGAAACACGGACATTCCAGGTGTTATTGGAAATGTGGGGAATGCGTTTGCTAGGCATAGTATCAATATCGCTGATTTTCGTTTGGGGCGTAACGCACAAAAAGAAGCCCTAGCACTTATTATTGTAGATGAAGAAGTTTCTTTGGAAGTTTTAGAAGAGCTTAAAAATATTCCTGCATGCTTAAGCGTTCATCATGTTATCATCTAAGGTTATTTGAGAATGCGAGATTTTTTAGAACTTTTAAAAGAGCATGATGAATTAGAAATCATTGATACCCCCCTTGATGTGGAACTAGAAATCGCTCATCTAGCCTACATAGAAGCTAAAAAACCTAATGGGGGAAAAGCCCTATTATTTAATCGCCCCATAAAAAAAGTCAAACACCAAACAAAAGTGTTTGAAATGCCTGTTTTAATGAATGCTTTTGGTTCGTTTAAACGCTTGGAGCTTTTATTAAAAACCCCTATAGAGAGTTTGCAACAACGCATGCAAGCTTTCTTACATTTTAATGCCCCTAAAAATTTTACTGAGAGTTTGAAGGCTTTAAAAGACTTATGGACTTTAAGACACATTTTTCCTAAAAAAACCACTCGCCCTAGAAATCTCATCATCAAGCAAGATGAAGAAGTCAACTTATTTGATTTGCCCATTTTAAAAACTTGGGAAAAAGATGGTGGGGCATTCATCACTATGGGACAAGTCTATACCCAAAGCCTAGATAATAAGAAAAAGAATGTAGGCATGTATCGCTTACAAGTCTATGACAAAAACCATTTAGGCTTACATTGGCAAATCCATAAAGACTCTCAACTCTTTTTCCACGAGTATGCTAAGGCTAAAGTAAAAATGCCTATAAGTATCGCAATTGGAGGAGATTTACTCTATACATGGTGTGCTACAGCCCCCTTACCCTATGGCATTTATGAGTTAATGCTCTATGGATTTATTAGAGAGAAAAAAGCACAAGTTATGCCGTGTTTGAGTAATGCTTTGAATGTGCCAAAAGATTG contains the following coding sequences:
- the serA gene encoding phosphoglycerate dehydrogenase; this translates as MYQVAICDPIHTKGIELLEAQKDIILHDYSACPKTELLEKLIPMDALITRSMTPITSDFLSPLTNLKSIVRAGVGVDNIDLESCSQKGIVVMNIPTANTIAAVELTMAHIINAVRTFPGANEQIKHQRLWKREDWYGTELKGKKLGIIGFGNIGSRVGIRAKAFEMEVLAYDPYIPSSKATDLGAIYTKNFEDILQCDIITIHTPKNEETINIIGTKEIERMKKGVILINCARGGLYNEDALYEALETKKVRWLGIDVFSKEPGIHNKLLDLPNVYATPHIGANTLESQEEISKQAAQGVMESLRGSSHPHALNLPMQVFEPSMKAYLNLAQKLGYFASQIHKGVCHKIEFNLCGEISKHEDALVAFMLVGVLKPIVGDKINYINAPFVAKERGIEIQVTLKESASPYKNMLSLTLNATNGTMSVSGTVFEEDILKLTNINGFDIDIEPKGKMLLFRNTDIPGVIGNVGNAFARHSINIADFRLGRNAQKEALALIIVDEEVSLEVLEELKNIPACLSVHHVII